The genomic window GGCTGCGGCCACCTCCCGCCAAGCGGGAAGGAGTTCCTTCATGAGATTCTTGAAGTAGGGGTCGAGGATGAGGTTGGTGAGGCCGGGGTCCCGGTCGAAGGCATCCTTGATCCTGCCGAGGAAGACGCTGCGGATGATGCACCCCGCCCGCCAGAGAAGGGCGATGCCGCCGTAGTTGAGCTTCCAGCCGTAGGTCTCCGCCGCGGCCCGGAGGAGCGTGTACCCCTGGGCATAGGAGATGATCTTGGACGCGAGGAGGGCCTTCCGGATCTTTTCAAGAAATTCGGCCCTGTCGCCGATGAAGGGTGTCTTTTCTCTGGGGAATTCCCCGGCGGCGGCCACCCGCTCGTCCTTCATGGCGGAAAGGCATCGAGCGAAGACGGCCTCGCTGATGAGGGTGAGGGGAACGCCCTCGTCCAGGGCGGAGACGCTCATCCACTTGCCTGTCCCCTTCTGCCCGGCGGTGTCGAGAATCTTGTCCACCAGGGGCTGCCCGTCAGCGTCTTTGTAGGCGAGGATGTCCCTGGTGATCTCGATGAGGTAGCTGTCCAGGTCAGTCTCGTTGAACCCCTTGAAGGCTTCGTGCATTTCCTCGGCGGACATGCCGAGCACGTCCCGCATGAGGTGGTAGGCCTCGCAGATGAGCTGCATGTCGCCGTATTCGATGCCGTTGTGGACCATCTTGACGAAGTGCCCTGCGCCGTTGTCGCCCATCCAGTCGCAGCAGGGGGTGCCGTCCTCCACCCTGGCGCTGATGGACTGGAAGATGTCTTTGACATGGGGCCAGGCTGCTGCCGAACCGCCAGGCATCATGGAGGGACCCTTGAGGGCCCCCTCTTCTCCGCCGCTGACCCCGGTGCCGATGTAGAGAAGGCCCTTGCTTTCCACGTAGGCCGTTCGCCGGATGGTGTCGGAGAAGTGGCTGTTGCCTCCGTCGATGAGGATGTCACCCTTTTCCACGAGGGGCAGGAGGTGCTCGATCATTTCGTCCACGGCCTTGCCGGCCTGGACCATCATCATGATCTTCCGGGGGCGTTCGAGGCTCTCCACAAGGTCCTCGAGGAAATAGGTGCCGAGAATGTTCTTTCCCTTCGCCCTGCCTTCGACAAAATTGGAAACCTTGTCCGCAGTGCGGTTGAACACGGAGACGGTGTACCCCCTGGATTCCATGTTCATGACAAGGTTTTCACCCATGACCGCCAGGCCGATGAGGCCGATGTCTGCTTTTTTCATGGCATAGCTCCTTATCGTCGAGATAGCCGCTCCTGCGGGCGGACCTCTACCGTTTCACCCTGGCGTTGCCTTCCCACACGCTCCAGACCTGCTCCTCGCTCGCGGGAAGGGCAAAGTCGTAGATCATGGTGGTGGCCATGGCGCCGGTGGCCCAGCCGAACTGAAGGGCCTTCTCGGGCTCCCACCCCTTGTTCAGGCCGTAGAGCAGGCCGCCGACGAAGCCGTCGCCGCCGCCGATGCGGTCGAGGATGTGGATGGGCCGGGGCGGGGCCTCGAACCATCCTCCGCCGGAGTGAAGGATGGCCCCCCACAGGTGCTCGTTGGCGTGGACCACCTGGCGGAGGGTGGTGGCAAAGACGGACGCATTGGGGAAGGCTTTCCGGGCGTTGTCGATCATGCCCTTGAAGCTGTCCATCTTGCCGGAGATGTCCGAGCCTCCGGCCTCGGGTCCCTGGACGCCCAGGGCGAGCTGGAAGTCTTCCTCGTTGCCGATGAGGTAGTCCGTCAGGGAGGCGATTTCGGCGAAGAGGGCGGAAAGCTCCTGTCCCCTGCCCTTCCAGAAGGATTCCCGGTAGTTCAGGTCGAAGCTGATGAGGGTGCCGTGGCTCTTGGCGGCCCGGGCCAGCTCGATGCAGAACTGCCCCGTCTCGGGCGAGAGGGCGGCAATGAGGCCGGAGACATGGAGCACCCGGACTCCTTCGCGGCCGAAGAGCCGCTCGAGGTCGAAATCCCTGACGTTGAGGGTACGGCCGACCTCTCCTGCGCGGTCGTTGGTCACCCGGGGTCCCCGGACACCGAAGCCCGTGTCGGCGATGTTGAACTGGTGCCGGTAGCCCCACGGACCTCCCTGGGGCACTTCCTTTCCCTCGAACTCGATGCCCCGCTTACGGAGATCGTTCTTGATGAGAAGCGCTATGGGGCTGTCCTTCACGAAGGTGGTGAGTACCTTGACCCTCTCTCCCAGGGCGGCGCTGACGGTGAGGACGTTGCTCTCGGCGCTGGTGGCCTGGAGAAAGAAATGGTCGCTCACGTGCACCGGCTGGTGGTTGACGGGGGTGATCCGCACCCCCATGCTGGTGGGGCAGACAAGCGAATAGGTCCAGCTTTTCCTAACGGTCGGTTTCATCATGTCCTCCTTCTCGGCAGGAATCGGCCTGCGGCGGAATTGAAAACAGACTTTTCCGTATTGACGGAAGCGGGCGGGAAAAAGAGGATTCCTCTTCTTCTCCGCACCGCCCGTTCTATTTCACAATATATCAGAAAACGGGGGAACGGGGTTCCCCCTTCTGCACAAATTTCCCCTGAAAAGAGAAATCATCACCCATTAACGGACAAGGTACCCTCCGTCCACAGGAATGACGGCTCCGTTGAGATAATCCGAAGCAGGGGAAGCCAGGAAGAGCGCAACTCCCTGCATGTCTTCAGGAGTCCCCCACCGGTGCGCGGGGATCCGGTCGGTAATCTCCTTGTAGCGGGGATTGGCGGGATCGAGAAGGGCGGTGTTCATTTCGGTGGCCATGTAGCCCGGGGCGATGGCGTTCACGTTGATTCCGCAGCCGGCCCATTCGTTGCAGAATGCCTTGGTGAGCTGGGCCACTCCTCCCTTGCTTGCCGCATAGGCAGGGATGGTGAAGCCCCCGAAGAAGCTGATCATGGAGGCCACGTTGATGATTTTCCCGCTGCCCTGTCTGATCATTTCCCTGGCGGCCATCTGGCACATGCGGAATGTCGCCGTCAGGTTGACTTCAAGAACGTCATTCCAGTCTTCCAGGGGAAATTCTTCTGATTTGTGGCGGCGCTGTATTCCCGCGCTGTTGACAAGGATGTCGATTTTTCCGCCAAGCATTTCGAGCGCCTGCTGAAAACCGGCCTGGCGGGAAGCCTCGTCTGCGAGATCCGCGGCGACGCCGTGGCACTTGAATCCCTTGTCCCTGTAT from Aminivibrio pyruvatiphilus includes these protein-coding regions:
- the gnd gene encoding decarboxylating NADP(+)-dependent phosphogluconate dehydrogenase; protein product: MKKADIGLIGLAVMGENLVMNMESRGYTVSVFNRTADKVSNFVEGRAKGKNILGTYFLEDLVESLERPRKIMMMVQAGKAVDEMIEHLLPLVEKGDILIDGGNSHFSDTIRRTAYVESKGLLYIGTGVSGGEEGALKGPSMMPGGSAAAWPHVKDIFQSISARVEDGTPCCDWMGDNGAGHFVKMVHNGIEYGDMQLICEAYHLMRDVLGMSAEEMHEAFKGFNETDLDSYLIEITRDILAYKDADGQPLVDKILDTAGQKGTGKWMSVSALDEGVPLTLISEAVFARCLSAMKDERVAAAGEFPREKTPFIGDRAEFLEKIRKALLASKIISYAQGYTLLRAAAETYGWKLNYGGIALLWRAGCIIRSVFLGRIKDAFDRDPGLTNLILDPYFKNLMKELLPAWREVAAAAIMHGIPIPSMSSGLAYFDGYTSEFLPANLLQAQRDYFGAHMYQRLDAERGKFFHTNWTERGGNTVSGTYVL
- a CDS encoding sugar kinase, whose product is MKPTVRKSWTYSLVCPTSMGVRITPVNHQPVHVSDHFFLQATSAESNVLTVSAALGERVKVLTTFVKDSPIALLIKNDLRKRGIEFEGKEVPQGGPWGYRHQFNIADTGFGVRGPRVTNDRAGEVGRTLNVRDFDLERLFGREGVRVLHVSGLIAALSPETGQFCIELARAAKSHGTLISFDLNYRESFWKGRGQELSALFAEIASLTDYLIGNEEDFQLALGVQGPEAGGSDISGKMDSFKGMIDNARKAFPNASVFATTLRQVVHANEHLWGAILHSGGGWFEAPPRPIHILDRIGGGDGFVGGLLYGLNKGWEPEKALQFGWATGAMATTMIYDFALPASEEQVWSVWEGNARVKR
- a CDS encoding SDR family NAD(P)-dependent oxidoreductase gives rise to the protein MRWFDLSGKKAMITGAGRGLGKGMAEGFMEAGVETVLFATTEKIVTMAREYRDKGFKCHGVAADLADEASRQAGFQQALEMLGGKIDILVNSAGIQRRHKSEEFPLEDWNDVLEVNLTATFRMCQMAAREMIRQGSGKIINVASMISFFGGFTIPAYAASKGGVAQLTKAFCNEWAGCGINVNAIAPGYMATEMNTALLDPANPRYKEITDRIPAHRWGTPEDMQGVALFLASPASDYLNGAVIPVDGGYLVR